In one window of Erinaceus europaeus chromosome 17, mEriEur2.1, whole genome shotgun sequence DNA:
- the LOC103109600 gene encoding olfactory receptor 1165-like, with amino-acid sequence MVRTDRNQSSVTRFILLGFSDYPHLQAALFLVFLVVYTITLVGNLGIILVVRINPKLQTPMYFFLRHLSFLDICYSTVFTPKLLETLVMEDRSISFKACMVQFYFGCAFVITEMFMLAVMAYDRFVAVCNPLLYTVAMSRKLCALLVAGTYTWGGLCSLTITYSLLTLTYCGPNIINHFSCEYSAVLSLSCSDPSFSQIVCFVISTFNETTSLLIILTSYVFIMVTIVKMPSTSGLRKAFSTCASHLTAITIFHGIILLLYCVPNSKSSWLFIKVATVFFTVMIPMLNPLIYSLRNKDVKDTVRNVINSKLLSQSMQSRHRH; translated from the coding sequence ATGGTACGGACCGACAGAAACCAAAGCTCTGTGACCAGGTTCATCCTTCTGGGCTTCTCAGACTACCCCCATCTCCAGGCAGCCCTCTTCCTCGTCTTCTTGGTGGTCTACACAATCACCTTGGTGGGGAACCTGGGTATAATTCTGGTCGTGAGGATCAACCCCAAACTGCAAACACCTATGTACTTTTTTCTCAGACACCTCTCCTTTTTGGATATTTGCTATTCCACCGTCTTTACACCCAAGCTGCTAGAAACCTTGGTCATGGAAGACAGATCTATCTCCTTCAAAGCTTGCATGGTACAATTTTACTTCGGCTGTGCCTTTGTGATCACAGAGATGTTTATGTTGGCAGTGATGGCCTACGACCGTTTTGTAGCTGTCtgtaacccactgctctacacaGTTGCTATGTCCCGTAAGCTCTGTGCACTCCTGGTAGCTGGGACCTACACGTGGGGAGGCTTATGCTCCTTGACAATCACCTATTCTCTTTTGACGCTAACGTACTGTGGTCCCAACATCATAAATCACTTTAGCTGTGAGTATTCTGCTGTTCTGTCTTTATCCTGTTCTGATCCTTCCTTTAGTCAGATTGTGTGTTTTGTCATTTCTACGTTCAATGAAACGACTAGCCTCCTGATTATCCTCACCTCCTATGTCTTCATCATGGTCACAATCGTCAAGATGCCCTCTACCAGTGGTCTCCGGAAGGCCTTCTCCACCTGTGCCTCCCACCTCACTGCCATCACCATCTTCCATGGGATCATCCTACTTCTCTACTGTGTGCCCAACTCCAAGAGCTCATGGCTTTTCATCAAAGTGGCCACTGTGTTTTTCACTGTCATGATCCCCATGTTGAACCCTCTAATCTACAGTCTCAGGAACAAAGATGTCAAAGATACAGTCAGGAATGTCATCAACTCCAAGCTACTTTCTCAGTCAATGCAATCCAGACACAGGCATTAA
- the LOC103109468 gene encoding olfactory receptor 5D18-like, with amino-acid sequence MSLSQQNKSGATFVLLGFSDDPELQVPLFLIFLVIYIITIVGNIGMIVIIRINPKLHTPMYFFLSHLSFVDFCYSSIVAPKMLKNLLVEDRSISFVGCVVQFFFFCTFVVTESFLLAVMAYDRMVAICNPLLYTAAMSQKLCVMLVVASYAWGIANSLILTCTTVQLSFQGLNTINHFFCEFSSLISLSCSDTSVNQLLLFTFATFNEVSTLLIILMSYVIIVVTILRMHSAGGRRRAFSTCASHLTAITIFHGTILFLYCVPNSKNSRHTVKVASVFYTVVIPMLNPLIYSLRNKDVKETVSKIMATQVFSH; translated from the coding sequence ATGTCACtgtcacaacaaaataaaagtgGGGCCACATTCGTTCTCTTGGGCTTCTCTGATGACCCGGAACTACAAGTCCCACTCTTCTTGATTTTTCTGGTCATCTACATCATCACTATTGTAGGGAATATTGGGATGATTGTCATAATCAGAATTAACCCGAAGTTGCACACCCCCATGTACTTTTTCCTCAGCCATCTCTCCTTTGTAGATTTCTGCTATTCCTCCATCGTTGCTCCCAAGATGCTGAAGAACCTACTGGTGGAAGATAGAAGCATTTCCTTTGTAGGGTGTGTAgtccaattctttttcttttgtaccTTTGTGGTCACTGAGTCCTTCCTATTAGCTGTGATGGCCTATGACCGCATGGTGGCCATCTGCAACCCTCTACTCTACACAGCTGCCATGTCCCAGAAACTCTGTGTTATGTTGGTCGTTGCTTCCTATGCCTGGGGAATCGCAAACTCTTTAATACTCACTTGCACCACTGTTCAATTATCATTTCAGGGTCTCAACACAATCAATCACTTCTTCTGTGAGTTCTCCTCTTTGATCTCCCTGTCTTGCTCTGACACTTCTGTCAATCAGTTACTGCTTTTCACGTTTGCCACCTTCAATGAAGTCAGCACACTGCTCATCATTCTCATGTCTTACGTCATCATCGTTGTCACCATCCTGAGGATGCATTCAGCAGGTGGGCGTCGCAGAGCCTTCTCCACCTGTGCCTCCCACCTGACTGCCATCACCATCTTCCATGGGACCATCCTCTTCCTCTACTGTGTGCCCAACTCCAAAAACTCCAGGCACACTGTCAAAGTGGCTTCTGTGTTCTACACAGTGGTGATCCCCATGTTGAATCCTCTGATCTACAGCTTGAGAAATAAAGATGTGAAGGAAACAGTCAGCAAGATAATGGCCACTCAAGTCTTTTCTCACTGA
- the LOC103109467 gene encoding olfactory receptor 5L1-like, translating to MDKENCTAVTEFTLLGLSNASELRIFLSLLFLLIYGLTVVGNLGMTVLIQVSSRLHTPMYFFLSHLSFVDFSYSTVIVPKMLANILSNEKSISFLGCMVQFYLFCSVAVTEVFLLAVMAYDRFVAICNPLLYMVVMSRRLCAGLVSCCYLCGTACSLIHLCLALEIPLYRSSAINHFFCDLPPLLALACSDVRKNELLLYIVASFNEMSTIVVILASYSFILITVLRMPSAEGRRKAFSTCASHLTAILVFHGTILFIYCRPSSGDMTTDTDKVATVFYTVVIPMLNPLIYSLRNKDVKEALRKVLTSRLFS from the coding sequence ATGGACAAGGAAAACTGTACAGCTGTCACAGAGTTCACACTCCTGGGGTTATCAAATGCCTCTGAGTTGAGGATTTTTCTCTCCCTGCTGTTCCTGCTCATCTATGGACTCACGGTTGTGGGTAATCTAGGCATGACAGTACTCATTCAGGTCAGTTCTCGGCTTCACACCCCTATGTACTTCTTCCTCAGCCACTTGTCCTTTGTGGATTTCTCCTATTCCACAGTCATCGTGCCCAAGATGCTGGCTAATATCTTAAGCAATGAAAAATCCATCTCCTTCTTGGGCTGCATGGTGCAGTTTTACTTGTTTTGTTCAGTTGCTGTCACGGAGGTCTTCCTGCTGGCAGTGATGGCCTACGACCGCTTTGTGGCCATCTGCAACCCTCTGCTCTACATGGTGGTCATGTCCCGCCGTCTGTGTGCGGGACTGGTGTCTTGCTGCTACCTCTGCGGGACAGCGTGCTCTCTGATACACTTGTGCTTGGCTCTTGAGATCCCGCTGTACAGATCGAGCGCCATCAACCACTTCTTCTGCGACCTGCCCCCTCTCCTGGCTCTCGCTTGTTCTGATGTCAGGAAGAACGAGCTGCTGCTCTACATCGTGGCCTCTTTCAACGAGATGAGCACCATCGTCGTCATCCTGGCCTCCTACTCATTCATTCTCATCACCGTCCTGAGGATGCCCTCTGCGGAGGGCAGGCGCAAAGCCTTTTCCACCTGTGCCTCCCACCTCACTGCCATCCTTGTCTTCCACGGGACCATCCTTTTCATCTACTGCCGGCCCAGCTCTGGCGACATGACGACGGATACTGACAAGGTGGCCACGGTGTTCTACACGGTAGTGATCCCCATGCTGAACCCCCTGATCTACAGTCTGCGGAACAAAGATGTGAAAGAAGCTCTCAGGAAAGTGCTGACCTCCAGGCTATTTTCAtag
- the LOC103109466 gene encoding olfactory receptor 5L1-like, whose protein sequence is MGEGNCTALTDFILLGLSDIPELKVLLFLIFLLIYGVTVSGNLGMIALICVSSRLHTPMYFFLSHLSFVDFCYSTVIMPKMLANIFKEGKTISFLECMVQFYLFCTCVVTEVILLAVMAYDRFVAICNPLLYMVVMSRHLCVGLVSCCYLCGTACSLIHLCLALEIPLYRSSAINHFFCDLPPLLALACSDVRKNELLLYIVASFNEMSTIVVILASYSFILITVLRMPSAEGRRKAFSTCASHLTAILVFHGTILFIYCRPSSGDMTTDTDKVATVFYTVVIPMLNPLIYSLRNKDVKEALGKVLTSKLFS, encoded by the coding sequence ATGGGTGAGGGAAATTGCACTGCTCTGACAGACTTCATTCTTCTTGGCTTGTCAGACATCCCTGAATTGAAAGTCTTGCTCTTCCTGATATTTCTTCTCATCTATGGAGTCACAGTTTCAGGCAACCTGGGCATGATTGCGCTGATCTGTGTGAGTTCCCGTCttcacacccccatgtacttcttcctcagtCACTTATCCTTTGTGGATTTCTGCTACTCCACAGTCATCATGCCCAAGATGCTGGCTAATATTTTCAAGGAAGGCAAAACGATTTCCTTCCTGGAGTGCATGGTGCAGTTCTACCTGTTTTGCACATGTGTGGTGACTGAAGTCATCCTGCTGGCGGTGATGGCTTACGACCGCTTTGTGGCCATCTGCAACCCTCTGCTCTACATGGTGGTCATGTCCCGCCATCTGTGTGTGGGACTGGTGTCTTGCTGCTACCTCTGCGGGACAGCGTGCTCTCTGATACACTTGTGCTTGGCTCTTGAGATCCCGCTGTACAGATCGAGCGCCATCAACCACTTCTTCTGCGACCTGCCCCCTCTCCTGGCTCTCGCTTGTTCTGATGTCAGGAAGAACGAGCTGCTGCTCTACATCGTGGCCTCTTTCAACGAGATGAGCACCATCGTCGTCATCCTGGCCTCCTACTCGTTCATTCTCATCACCGTCCTGAGGATGCCCTCTGCGGAGGGCAGGCGCAAAGCCTTTTCCACCTGTGCCTCCCACCTCACTGCCATCCTTGTCTTCCACGGGACCATCCTTTTCATCTACTGCCGGCCCAGCTCTGGCGACATGACGACGGATACTGACAAGGTGGCCACGGTGTTCTACACGGTAGTGATCCCCATGCTGAACCCCCTGATCTACAGTCTGCGGAACAAAGATGTGAAAGAAGCTCTCGGGAAAGTGCTGACCTCCAAGCTATTTTCATAG